Below is a genomic region from Rhizobium acidisoli.
AGCACGAGGGCATGGAGTTTCTCTACATGCTCGAAGGCGAGGTCATTTACCGCCACGGCGACCAGCTTTTCCAGATGCAGCCGGGCGACAGCCTGTTCTTCGATGCCGATGCGCCGCATGGGCCGGAACAGCTGGTGAAGCTGCCGAGCAAGTACCTCTCGATCATCAGTTATCCCCAGCAGAACTCCAGAAGCTGACTTGCCTTAAAAGAAAAATTTATTCTTCCCAGTTGATGCCCTGAAACAGACCTGCTACTCGTTTCTCAACATGAACGGAGGCACGCGCTATGTGCGGCATTGTTGGACTGTTCCTCAAGGACAAGAGCCTTGAATCTCAGCTGGGAAACCTGCTCTCGGATATGCTGATCACCATGACCGATCGCGGACCGGATTCGGCCGGCATCGCGATCTATGGCGGTGCTGCCGAGGGCAGGGCGAAAATCACCATCCAGTCCGCCAATCCGGGCGCGGATTTCGAAGGCCTTGCCACCGACCTCGAGAAGGCCGGCATCAAAGCCGATGTCTCGGTCAAGAGCACGCACGCGGTCATCGAGCTTGATGCCTCCAAACTTGGAACCGTGCGCAAGGCGCTCGAAGAGATCCGTCCGGCGGTCCGCCTGATGGGGTCGGGCGAAAGCGTCGAGATCTACAAGGAAATCGGCCTTCCGAAAGACGTCGTGAAGCGGTTCGACGTCCGCGCCATGGGCGGCACCCACGGCATCGGCCATACCCGCATGGCGACGGAATCCGCCGTCACCACGCTCGGCGCCCATCCGTTCTCGACTGGCGCCGACCAGTGCCTCGTGCACAACGGCTCGCTGTCCAACCACAACAATCTGCGCCGCGAACTCATCCGCGAAGGCATGACCTTCGAGACACAGAACGATTCCGAAGTCGCCGCCGCCTATCTGACGGCCGAAATGGCCAAGGGCAAGGATCTCGGCCAGGCGCTGACGGGCGCGCT
It encodes:
- a CDS encoding class II glutamine amidotransferase — translated: MCGIVGLFLKDKSLESQLGNLLSDMLITMTDRGPDSAGIAIYGGAAEGRAKITIQSANPGADFEGLATDLEKAGIKADVSVKSTHAVIELDASKLGTVRKALEEIRPAVRLMGSGESVEIYKEIGLPKDVVKRFDVRAMGGTHGIGHTRMATESAVTTLGAHPFSTGADQCLVHNGSLSNHNNLRRELIREGMTFETQNDSEVAAAYLTAEMAKGKDLGQALTGALDDLDGFFTFVVGTKSGFGVVRDPIACKPAVMAETDQYVAFGSEYRALVNLPGIENARVWEPEPATVYFWDHDKAA